A region of Ferruginibacter albus DNA encodes the following proteins:
- a CDS encoding EI24 domain-containing protein: MLKEIVIAIQSYFQAHRFINKHRLWKWILIPGIIYAILFFAGIYLFWISSNHAIDYLFSITGAKAWMQALQDGWLRFLFIFGQVILHMILLLFYFSLFKYLFLILGSPLFAYLSEKTESILEEKEYPFSFSQFLKDIARGIKIALRNSLWQTVYTVSLLILSFIPLAGSVTPVVGLFTECYYLGFSMLDYTFERNNLSASQSIAFIGRHKGLAIGNGIVFYLMHLVFFVGWVLAPSYAVIAATLSLHNSGLSSDTQNLNLHKINS; the protein is encoded by the coding sequence ATGCTCAAAGAAATCGTTATCGCTATACAATCTTATTTTCAGGCACACCGCTTTATTAACAAGCATCGTTTATGGAAATGGATCTTAATACCGGGCATTATATATGCCATTCTTTTTTTTGCAGGTATTTATTTGTTTTGGATAAGCAGCAATCATGCAATTGATTATTTATTCTCCATAACAGGAGCTAAGGCCTGGATGCAGGCTTTGCAGGATGGATGGTTACGGTTCTTATTTATTTTTGGACAGGTAATTCTTCATATGATATTGCTTTTATTTTATTTCTCCTTATTCAAATATTTATTTTTGATACTCGGCTCTCCTTTATTTGCTTACCTGAGTGAAAAAACAGAATCCATCCTGGAAGAAAAAGAATACCCATTTAGTTTTTCTCAATTTTTAAAAGATATTGCAAGAGGAATTAAAATAGCCTTACGCAATAGCTTGTGGCAAACAGTTTACACCGTTTCACTTTTAATTTTATCATTTATTCCGTTAGCAGGTTCGGTTACCCCTGTAGTAGGATTATTTACTGAATGCTATTATTTAGGGTTCTCTATGTTGGATTATACTTTTGAAAGAAACAATCTATCTGCATCCCAAAGTATTGCTTTTATTGGCAGACACAAAGGCTTGGCAATAGGCAACGGCATAGTATTTTATTTAATGCACCTGGTATTTTTTGTAGGCTGGGTATTAGCGCCAAGTTATGCAGTGATCGCAGCTACTTTAAGCTTACACAATTCAGGACTAAGTTCCGATACACAAAACCTAAACCTGCATAAGATCAATTCATGA
- the ispF gene encoding 2-C-methyl-D-erythritol 2,4-cyclodiphosphate synthase gives MGYRIGFGIDFHQLIEDREFWLGGVKIQYPKGALGHSDADVLLHAICDAILGAACLGDIGVHFPDTDNSFKNIDSKILLQKTYDLVKQRGYSIVNIDSTICLQSPKIKNYVPQMQEAIAGILSIEAEDVSIKATTTEKMGFVGREEGLVAYATVLLEK, from the coding sequence ATGGGTTATCGTATAGGTTTCGGAATAGACTTTCATCAATTAATAGAAGATAGAGAATTTTGGCTGGGCGGTGTAAAAATTCAATATCCAAAAGGTGCATTAGGGCACAGCGATGCAGACGTTTTATTGCATGCTATTTGCGATGCTATTTTAGGGGCAGCTTGTTTGGGAGATATTGGAGTGCATTTTCCCGATACGGATAATTCATTTAAAAATATAGACAGTAAGATTTTATTGCAAAAAACGTATGACCTGGTAAAACAGCGAGGTTATTCAATTGTAAATATAGATAGTACCATTTGCCTGCAATCGCCCAAAATAAAAAATTATGTACCTCAAATGCAGGAGGCGATCGCCGGTATCCTTTCTATTGAGGCAGAGGATGTATCCATTAAAGCAACCACAACAGAAAAAATGGGCTTTGTTGGAAGGGAAGAGGGATTAGTGGCCTATGCTACAGTATTACTGGAAAAATGA
- the bshA gene encoding N-acetyl-alpha-D-glucosaminyl L-malate synthase BshA, with product MNIAIVCYPTYGGSGVLATELGKALADKGHNIHFITYQQPIRLSGFHTNIFYHEVRVPEYPLFDYPPYETALSSTMVDVVLNHDIQLLHVHYAIPHASAAYMAKQILAKEGRHIPVITTLHGTDITLVGRDKTYSPVVTFSMNESDIITAVSQNLKDETYKNFAIDKDIEVVHNFVDVKRFHKKPVDAFKKLIAPDGEKIIVHASNFRKIKRVEDVVKAFLLINKQLPSKLLLLGDGPERPYVESICRDCTGIERIKFLGKQEQMEDIFPIADLFLLTSEYESFGLAALEAMAAEVPVIATNAGGLPEIVINGYNGFMSNVGDIEDMCSNTLKIFKDEETEKLFKQNAYTQAKKFDIHHIVPQYEKLYEQVTSLVS from the coding sequence ATGAATATTGCGATTGTTTGTTATCCGACATACGGCGGAAGTGGTGTACTAGCTACCGAATTAGGAAAAGCACTGGCTGATAAAGGGCATAATATTCATTTTATAACATACCAACAGCCTATTCGCTTAAGCGGATTTCATACCAATATTTTTTATCATGAGGTAAGAGTTCCTGAATATCCTTTATTCGATTATCCTCCTTATGAAACTGCATTATCCAGCACAATGGTAGATGTTGTATTGAATCATGACATTCAATTGTTGCACGTACATTATGCCATTCCGCATGCTTCCGCTGCCTACATGGCTAAGCAAATTTTGGCAAAAGAAGGCCGACACATTCCTGTTATCACCACTCTTCACGGCACTGATATTACATTAGTTGGAAGAGATAAAACATACAGCCCGGTAGTAACCTTTTCAATGAATGAAAGTGATATTATCACAGCGGTTTCGCAAAATTTAAAAGATGAAACGTATAAGAATTTTGCTATTGATAAAGACATAGAAGTAGTACACAACTTTGTTGATGTAAAACGTTTTCATAAAAAACCGGTGGATGCATTTAAAAAATTAATTGCGCCGGATGGAGAAAAAATAATTGTACATGCTTCCAATTTTAGAAAAATAAAAAGAGTAGAAGATGTAGTGAAAGCTTTTTTATTGATCAACAAACAACTTCCATCTAAATTATTATTATTAGGCGATGGTCCTGAACGTCCTTATGTAGAAAGCATCTGCAGAGATTGTACAGGTATTGAAAGAATTAAGTTCCTGGGCAAGCAGGAACAAATGGAAGATATCTTCCCTATTGCCGACTTGTTTTTATTAACCAGCGAATATGAGAGTTTTGGATTGGCTGCATTGGAAGCAATGGCTGCAGAAGTTCCTGTAATAGCTACTAATGCAGGCGGCTTACCTGAAATTGTAATAAATGGTTATAATGGTTTTATGAGTAATGTGGGCGACATTGAAGACATGTGCAGTAATACGCTTAAGATATTCAAAGATGAAGAAACTGAAAAACTATTCAAACAGAACGCATATACACAGGCGAAGAAATTTGATATTCACCACATTGTTCCGCAATATGAAAAACTATATGAGCAGGTGACATCATTGGTGTCTTAA
- the dut gene encoding dUTP diphosphatase, with product MSNIHIKIVNRSLNPLPTYATEGSAGMDLRANLSEPITLQSLERAMVPTGLFIELPQGFEAQIRPRSGLAAKQGITCLNTPGTIDSDYRGEIKVILVNLGKEPQTLHHGDRIAQMIIAKVEKAEFLLVEELTETVRGEGGFGHTGKN from the coding sequence ATGTCAAACATTCATATTAAGATCGTAAACAGATCACTTAACCCATTACCGACATATGCTACAGAAGGTTCTGCAGGCATGGATCTGCGAGCAAATCTTTCTGAACCGATAACATTACAATCCTTGGAACGTGCAATGGTGCCTACAGGTTTATTTATAGAATTGCCACAAGGTTTTGAAGCACAGATCCGTCCGCGTAGCGGCTTGGCAGCTAAGCAGGGAATTACCTGTTTAAATACACCGGGTACAATTGACAGCGATTATCGTGGCGAAATAAAAGTAATATTGGTTAATTTAGGAAAAGAGCCCCAAACACTACACCATGGCGATAGAATTGCACAAATGATCATTGCTAAAGTAGAAAAGGCAGAGTTTTTGTTGGTAGAAGAATTAACGGAGACGGTGAGAGGAGAGGGCGGTTTTGGGCATACCGGAAAAAATTAG
- a CDS encoding SAM-dependent methyltransferase, with product MSNIVYLIPTVLDEMATHTILPYTIDAIKDSKVIFAENERTARRFLKSIDKTIVIDDYEWFTIHKTEEDQRNVFIQKIKENKNIAIISEAGCPGVADPGQLLIETAQQLNAIVKPLVGPSSILLALMASGMNGQQFQFIGYLPINQQERIHAVKELEIESRRKNCTQIFIETPYRNNQLIELLLKTCQSSTRICIAAELTSANEYIKTKTVTEWKKEKVDFHKRPVIFLLKAS from the coding sequence ATGAGCAATATCGTTTATTTAATTCCTACTGTTTTAGATGAGATGGCTACGCATACTATATTGCCTTATACCATTGATGCAATAAAAGATTCCAAAGTGATTTTTGCTGAGAATGAACGAACTGCCCGTCGCTTTTTAAAAAGCATCGACAAAACGATTGTTATTGATGATTACGAATGGTTTACTATTCATAAAACGGAAGAAGATCAGCGAAATGTTTTTATTCAAAAAATCAAGGAAAATAAAAATATTGCTATTATTAGTGAAGCCGGCTGTCCCGGTGTTGCCGATCCGGGTCAATTATTAATTGAAACAGCTCAACAATTAAATGCCATCGTAAAACCTTTAGTAGGTCCAAGCTCGATTTTATTGGCTTTGATGGCGAGCGGCATGAACGGACAACAGTTTCAATTTATTGGTTACCTGCCCATCAATCAACAGGAACGCATACACGCTGTCAAAGAATTGGAGATCGAATCCAGAAGAAAAAATTGTACTCAGATCTTTATAGAAACCCCTTATCGAAATAATCAACTGATCGAATTGTTATTAAAAACCTGTCAGTCATCTACCCGAATTTGTATTGCAGCAGAACTTACATCTGCCAATGAATATATTAAAACAAAGACTGTAACCGAGTGGAAAAAAGAAAAAGTTGATTTTCATAAAAGACCGGTTATCTTTTTATTAAAAGCCAGTTGA
- a CDS encoding UDP-N-acetylmuramoyl-tripeptide--D-alanyl-D-alanine ligase — protein sequence MQIAQLYSIFLEYPSIQTDTRKLQSGDIFFALKGDNFNGNLFAKQALEKGAAYVIVDEEPGFTDKRIITTTDVLTTLQLLAKHHREQFNIPFIAITGSNGKTTTKELIHEVLTTSYKTYTTKGNLNNHIGIPLTILSVKKDAAIAVIEMGANHQKEIQGYCEYTKPTHGLITNVGKAHLEGFGGEEGVRKGKGELFDYLRANKGTAFIFHDFDYLLEMSSGIDNIISYGTKNADIIGNALQNENEYLQVVFEKGTSIKKINTNLVGTYNLPNVLAAVTLGKYFTVDDEKIKTALENYVPSNSRSQLIEKDSNKIILDAYNANPSSMKAAIENFVKMKADNKILLLGGMMELGYESVKEHQSIINLIQSYGGWKQVVLVGGDYNKTTNPFINFSNAAEAKQWFQQQHFSNATILVKGSRSMQMEKVLE from the coding sequence ATGCAAATTGCTCAACTATACTCCATCTTTTTAGAATATCCTTCTATACAAACAGACACAAGGAAACTACAGTCCGGCGACATTTTCTTTGCATTAAAAGGAGACAATTTTAATGGTAATCTTTTTGCAAAACAAGCATTGGAAAAAGGTGCTGCTTATGTTATAGTTGATGAAGAACCTGGTTTTACAGATAAAAGAATCATTACAACAACAGATGTATTGACCACTTTACAGCTATTGGCAAAACATCATCGCGAACAATTTAATATTCCGTTTATAGCCATAACAGGAAGCAACGGTAAAACAACTACCAAAGAATTGATACATGAAGTTTTAACTACCAGCTATAAAACGTATACCACTAAAGGTAACCTGAATAACCATATCGGTATTCCGCTTACTATCTTATCTGTTAAGAAAGATGCTGCAATAGCAGTGATCGAAATGGGCGCCAATCATCAAAAAGAAATACAAGGGTATTGTGAATATACAAAGCCTACGCACGGATTAATTACCAATGTGGGCAAAGCGCATTTAGAAGGTTTTGGCGGAGAAGAAGGCGTTAGAAAAGGGAAAGGTGAATTGTTTGACTATTTACGAGCTAACAAAGGCACAGCTTTCATCTTCCATGATTTTGATTATTTGCTGGAAATGAGCAGCGGTATTGATAACATAATTTCTTACGGAACAAAAAATGCTGATATCATTGGAAATGCACTGCAAAACGAAAATGAATATTTGCAGGTTGTATTTGAAAAAGGAACTTCTATTAAAAAAATAAATACCAATCTTGTTGGAACTTATAATTTACCCAACGTATTGGCAGCAGTAACACTTGGCAAATATTTTACTGTTGATGATGAGAAAATAAAAACAGCGCTGGAAAATTATGTACCCTCCAACAGTCGTTCTCAATTAATAGAAAAGGATAGTAACAAAATAATACTCGACGCTTATAACGCTAATCCATCCAGCATGAAGGCGGCTATTGAAAACTTTGTAAAAATGAAAGCCGATAATAAAATTTTATTGTTGGGAGGAATGATGGAATTAGGGTATGAAAGCGTAAAAGAGCATCAATCTATCATAAATCTCATTCAGTCTTATGGCGGCTGGAAACAAGTTGTTTTAGTAGGTGGTGATTACAACAAAACAACCAATCCTTTTATTAATTTTTCCAATGCAGCAGAGGCTAAACAATGGTTTCAGCAGCAGCATTTTTCCAATGCTACTATTCTTGTAAAAGGCTCCAGAAGTATGCAAATGGAAAAGGTATTGGAATAA
- a CDS encoding DNA-3-methyladenine glycosylase: protein MKKLTIDFFDRQDVIQIAKELLGKIIVTKFNEGLTTGRIVETEAYLSVDDKASHAFNGRRTARNEHMYAKAGTSYVYICYGMHHLFNVVTNKKDIPDAVLIRAVEPLQGIDIMLKRTGKRKLDNTLTKGPGNVGKALGIDKQHSGLNLLGNQLYIADDGFVADKEITGTSIRIGVEGAGEPSASLPYRFYVKGNKFVSGSPVK, encoded by the coding sequence TTGAAGAAATTAACGATTGATTTTTTTGATAGACAAGATGTGATACAAATTGCAAAAGAGCTATTGGGCAAGATCATTGTAACAAAATTTAACGAGGGACTGACAACCGGAAGAATAGTAGAGACAGAAGCTTATTTATCTGTTGACGATAAAGCCTCTCATGCATTTAACGGCAGACGCACAGCACGCAATGAACATATGTATGCTAAAGCAGGAACATCGTATGTGTATATCTGTTATGGCATGCATCATTTGTTTAATGTGGTTACTAATAAAAAGGATATTCCCGATGCTGTATTGATACGGGCTGTTGAACCTTTGCAGGGAATTGATATTATGTTGAAACGTACCGGCAAAAGGAAATTAGATAATACATTAACCAAGGGACCGGGCAATGTGGGAAAGGCTTTAGGAATTGATAAGCAACATTCGGGGTTAAATTTATTGGGCAATCAATTATATATTGCAGATGACGGATTTGTTGCTGATAAAGAAATAACGGGCACCAGTATACGAATTGGTGTGGAAGGCGCCGGAGAGCCATCCGCTTCACTGCCATATAGATTTTATGT
- a CDS encoding murein hydrolase activator EnvC family protein yields the protein MNKIVLTFFSFFILNAAVAQTAADKEQQDLEKERSSLKKELEEKQRLLDKNKKLTKQNLSQLALIRSKVDLQQRVIKNINKDIDMLDNNIVRSQKDVRKLSLLLDTLKQQYATSMIYSYKNRSNADFLNFIFSASSFNDAIRRIQYLKSYRSYREMQGENILRTQGLLKNQIGVLNSNKNRKDDALQTQSKEMNVLADQQKEQNDVVSKLKSEGKELNKQIAARKKQMQKVNVAIKQAILKAQEDARLAAEKERKKRLAETQTQTNVGPNDNSIKGVKGGKGPAPVRTLSNLPSEDVKLNADFVRNKGGLPWPVSKGYVIMEFGSNKLPNGVIVDNPGLTIGSDIGSSVKAVFDGEVCNITPIEDMQVVIIKHGLYFTTYSNLNSVTVSRGQKVTTGQVIGRVASNDEGVGAMDLIISNDKGNQNPRSWLRHQ from the coding sequence ATGAATAAAATTGTTTTAACCTTTTTCTCTTTTTTTATTTTAAATGCAGCTGTTGCACAAACCGCGGCAGATAAAGAACAGCAGGATCTTGAAAAAGAACGCTCGTCTTTAAAAAAGGAATTGGAAGAAAAGCAACGTTTGTTGGATAAGAATAAAAAGCTAACCAAGCAAAATCTTAGCCAGCTGGCATTGATCCGAAGCAAGGTTGATCTGCAACAACGTGTTATCAAGAACATTAATAAGGATATTGATATGCTTGATAATAATATTGTGAGATCACAAAAAGATGTTCGGAAACTATCACTGTTGCTGGATACATTGAAACAACAATATGCTACCAGCATGATCTATTCTTATAAGAACAGGAGTAATGCTGATTTTTTAAATTTCATTTTTTCTGCATCAAGCTTTAATGATGCGATACGTCGTATTCAATATTTAAAAAGTTATCGTAGCTATCGTGAAATGCAGGGTGAGAATATTCTGCGTACACAGGGATTATTAAAAAACCAGATTGGGGTCTTAAATTCTAATAAGAATAGAAAAGATGATGCTTTGCAAACGCAGAGTAAAGAGATGAATGTTTTGGCGGATCAGCAAAAAGAACAAAATGATGTAGTTTCAAAATTGAAATCAGAGGGCAAGGAGCTGAATAAACAAATTGCAGCAAGAAAGAAGCAGATGCAGAAAGTAAATGTTGCTATTAAGCAGGCAATATTAAAAGCGCAGGAAGATGCACGACTTGCTGCTGAAAAAGAACGAAAGAAAAGATTGGCTGAAACGCAAACCCAAACAAATGTCGGTCCCAATGATAATAGTATTAAAGGGGTAAAGGGGGGTAAAGGTCCGGCACCTGTTCGTACTTTAAGCAATCTGCCATCTGAAGATGTTAAATTGAATGCAGACTTTGTACGGAATAAAGGAGGTTTGCCTTGGCCGGTTAGTAAGGGATATGTTATTATGGAATTTGGTTCTAACAAATTACCGAACGGGGTTATCGTGGATAATCCTGGGCTAACGATAGGCAGTGATATCGGTTCTTCTGTAAAAGCTGTATTTGATGGCGAAGTTTGTAATATTACTCCGATTGAAGACATGCAAGTGGTAATAATAAAGCACGGATTATATTTTACCACTTATAGCAATCTTAATAGTGTAACAGTATCACGTGGGCAAAAAGTTACTACCGGGCAGGTAATAGGAAGAGTTGCTTCTAATGATGAAGGCGTTGGTGCAATGGATCTTATTATCAGTAACGATAAAGGAAATCAAAACCCGAGAAGCTGGTTAAGACACCAATGA
- the porV gene encoding type IX secretion system outer membrane channel protein PorV, whose amino-acid sequence MKKALLKLTALMLFVVGFSKVNAQSNTINVVTTAVPFLRISPDARAGGMGDVGVATPNSGASAVFWNRAKLPFAEQNASVMVTYTPWLKDLGLNDVYLASLAGYYKLDEDQALSLGLRYFSLGSIQFTDGSGETTGLGNPKEFGLDVGYSRKLSPKSGIGIALRYINSALANGPVGTGSTVYKAGIAVSGDLQYYYNNLKENGEGLSLGVSLTNLGSKISYTTDATQKDYIPANLGLGVAYTKVYDASNKVTFAMDINKLLVPTPPTFSNDTSGTNEAAIEKYRSQGVVGSWFSSFGDAPGGFSEELKEFQISVGAEYWYNNQFALRAGYFYENPDKGNRQFFTAGVGLKYNTFGLDFSYLLPAGDGVTRNPLSNTLRFSMLFDINTDGSAADGTAKPE is encoded by the coding sequence ATGAAAAAAGCACTTTTAAAACTAACTGCACTAATGCTTTTTGTAGTAGGTTTTTCCAAAGTAAATGCACAATCCAATACCATTAACGTAGTTACTACGGCGGTTCCTTTTTTACGTATTTCACCGGATGCCCGTGCAGGCGGAATGGGTGATGTAGGTGTTGCAACACCTAACAGTGGCGCCAGCGCAGTATTCTGGAACAGGGCAAAATTACCTTTTGCAGAACAAAACGCAAGCGTAATGGTAACCTATACTCCATGGTTAAAAGATCTTGGATTGAACGATGTTTACCTGGCTTCTTTAGCAGGATATTACAAATTGGATGAAGACCAGGCATTATCTCTTGGCTTACGTTATTTCAGCTTGGGTAGCATTCAATTTACAGATGGCTCAGGCGAAACTACCGGTTTGGGTAATCCAAAAGAATTTGGTTTGGATGTTGGTTATTCAAGAAAATTATCTCCTAAATCAGGGATAGGTATTGCATTAAGATATATTAACTCTGCACTTGCCAATGGTCCGGTGGGAACAGGCAGCACAGTGTATAAAGCGGGGATAGCTGTTTCCGGTGATCTTCAATATTATTATAATAACCTGAAAGAAAACGGTGAAGGATTATCACTTGGTGTTAGTCTTACTAATTTAGGTTCAAAAATATCTTACACCACAGATGCTACTCAAAAAGATTATATACCTGCCAACCTTGGTTTAGGTGTTGCTTATACTAAAGTATATGACGCAAGTAACAAGGTTACATTTGCTATGGACATTAATAAATTATTAGTGCCAACGCCACCAACATTCAGCAATGATACGTCAGGAACTAATGAAGCAGCTATTGAAAAGTACCGTAGCCAGGGTGTAGTAGGCAGCTGGTTCAGTTCATTTGGTGATGCGCCCGGTGGATTCAGCGAAGAGTTAAAAGAATTCCAGATATCTGTTGGTGCTGAATATTGGTATAATAACCAGTTTGCTTTACGTGCAGGCTATTTCTACGAAAATCCTGACAAAGGAAACAGGCAGTTCTTTACTGCAGGTGTAGGATTAAAGTATAATACATTTGGTTTGGATTTTTCTTACCTGTTGCCTGCGGGTGATGGCGTAACTCGTAATCCATTGTCGAATACATTGCGTTTTTCAATGCTGTTTGATATAAATACAGATGGAAGTGCTGCTGACGGTACTGCAAAACCTGAATAA
- a CDS encoding DUF4292 domain-containing protein, which translates to MKKNYGQSAFVVVLFTTILFGSSLLSCKTAKKIQTAIVKKDSPTVVINQTEIDSAQQVKKTLDSLHSRYIDFNTFSAKIKVEYEDSKGKQPNVTAYVHILKDSVIWVSMYATVFNIEALRVLITKDSVFVLNKIEKEATLRSMDYLQEVTNIPFDFKTLQDLLVGNPVFLDNKNIVSYKKTAENKILIATIGKYFKNLITLNNSDEALLLHSKLDDVDINENRTADITYDAYENKIGFNFSTYREVTVSEKNKIDVRLNYKQYEFNKDVSVAFNIPQNYTRK; encoded by the coding sequence ATGAAAAAAAATTATGGTCAGTCAGCGTTTGTAGTTGTTTTATTTACAACAATATTGTTTGGCAGTTCTTTATTGAGCTGTAAGACAGCAAAAAAAATACAAACTGCCATTGTAAAAAAAGATTCTCCAACTGTTGTAATCAATCAAACGGAAATCGATTCTGCTCAACAAGTAAAAAAAACATTAGACAGCTTACATAGCCGTTATATAGATTTTAATACATTCTCTGCAAAAATAAAAGTGGAATATGAGGATAGTAAAGGCAAGCAGCCTAACGTTACCGCTTATGTGCATATTTTAAAAGACAGCGTGATATGGGTTTCCATGTATGCTACTGTATTCAATATAGAAGCATTGCGTGTATTGATAACAAAAGACAGTGTTTTTGTTCTAAATAAAATAGAGAAAGAAGCCACGCTACGTTCTATGGACTATTTGCAGGAGGTCACCAATATTCCTTTTGACTTTAAAACCCTACAGGATCTCTTAGTAGGCAACCCTGTTTTTTTAGATAATAAGAATATTGTTTCCTATAAAAAAACTGCTGAAAACAAAATACTGATAGCAACCATTGGAAAATATTTTAAGAACCTGATAACACTTAATAATAGCGATGAGGCATTATTATTGCACAGTAAACTGGATGATGTAGATATTAATGAGAACCGAACTGCGGATATTACCTATGATGCCTACGAAAATAAGATCGGTTTCAATTTTTCAACATATCGTGAAGTAACGGTTTCCGAAAAGAATAAAATTGACGTTCGTTTAAATTACAAACAGTATGAGTTTAATAAGGACGTGTCGGTTGCTTTCAACATTCCTCAGAATTACACCCGTAAATAA
- a CDS encoding SUMF1/EgtB/PvdO family nonheme iron enzyme gives MQKIISAKNFIILAATAFSISSCSKSGKSGKSSVTGWNYDDPKMGNYHVAKLKYPKAGPGLVFVEGGTFLMGAKDEDVMRDWNNVPRRVTVPSFFIDETEVANVHYREYLYWLNNTFSGDTAIMRKALPDTLCWRQELAYNEPYVEYYLRYPAYNYYPVVGVSWLQAHDFCVWRTDRVNELTLVQKGYLKPDFAKKEMKGGGADASFNTDAYLINPELITNKGKPKKSDLKDVNNKPRTTVQMEDGILNMGYRLPTEAEWEYAAYGLVAQNPAPRQKEGKPGEELETNQQIYSWSKNPNGLRDSKRGTWQGRFLANFKRGSGDNMGVAGGLNDRSAIPGEIHSFFPNAFGLYNMCGNVNEWVMDVYRPLSPGDVEDFNAFRGNRFQKYYKNGSGEYERDSMGILKKVDVSDEETKNRRNYQHNYGLNFKDGDSSTQTFYDYGNTTLISDKSRVYKGGSWNDRAYWLSPGTRRFLEEDQSSSTIGFRCAQTYMGAPEGPGFKEGNIFSKRKQNSRKK, from the coding sequence ATGCAAAAAATAATTTCTGCTAAAAATTTCATTATCCTTGCGGCTACTGCATTTTCTATCAGCTCTTGTAGTAAGAGCGGTAAAAGTGGCAAATCATCTGTAACAGGATGGAACTACGATGATCCAAAAATGGGAAATTATCACGTTGCCAAGTTAAAATACCCTAAGGCTGGTCCTGGGTTGGTATTTGTGGAAGGTGGTACTTTCTTAATGGGAGCTAAAGACGAGGATGTAATGCGTGACTGGAACAATGTTCCCCGTCGTGTTACTGTTCCTTCTTTTTTTATAGATGAAACAGAAGTTGCCAATGTACACTATCGTGAATATTTATATTGGTTAAACAATACTTTCAGCGGCGATACAGCTATTATGCGTAAAGCACTTCCTGATACTCTTTGCTGGAGACAAGAATTAGCATATAACGAACCTTACGTAGAATATTACTTGCGTTATCCTGCTTATAACTACTACCCTGTTGTAGGTGTTAGCTGGTTACAGGCTCATGATTTTTGCGTTTGGAGAACTGATAGAGTAAATGAATTAACACTTGTTCAAAAAGGTTATTTAAAACCTGATTTTGCAAAAAAAGAAATGAAAGGTGGTGGTGCAGATGCATCATTTAATACAGATGCTTATTTAATTAATCCTGAATTGATCACCAATAAAGGAAAGCCTAAAAAATCTGATCTAAAAGACGTTAATAATAAACCTAGAACTACTGTACAGATGGAAGATGGTATTTTAAACATGGGATACCGTTTACCAACAGAAGCTGAATGGGAATATGCTGCATATGGTTTAGTTGCTCAAAACCCTGCTCCCCGTCAAAAAGAAGGAAAACCGGGTGAAGAGTTGGAAACAAATCAACAGATCTATTCATGGAGCAAAAACCCGAATGGTTTACGTGATAGCAAAAGAGGTACATGGCAAGGACGTTTCTTAGCAAACTTTAAACGCGGTAGTGGTGATAATATGGGTGTTGCAGGTGGTTTGAATGACCGTTCTGCTATTCCTGGTGAAATTCACTCCTTCTTTCCTAATGCATTTGGTTTATACAATATGTGCGGTAACGTAAATGAGTGGGTAATGGACGTTTACAGACCATTATCTCCCGGTGACGTAGAAGATTTCAATGCTTTCCGTGGTAACAGATTTCAGAAATATTATAAAAATGGTTCCGGAGAATATGAAAGAGATTCAATGGGTATTTTAAAGAAAGTAGATGTTAGTGATGAGGAAACTAAAAACCGTCGCAACTATCAACACAACTATGGCTTGAACTTTAAAGATGGAGATAGCTCTACTCAAACATTTTATGATTACGGTAATACTACTTTGATCAGCGATAAATCAAGAGTATATAAAGGTGGTAGCTGGAATGACAGAGCTTATTGGTTATCTCCAGGCACTCGTCGCTTCTTAGAAGAAGATCAATCTTCAAGCACTATCGGTTTCCGTTGCGCTCAAACATATATGGGTGCGCCTGAAGGACCCGGCTTTAAAGAAGGTAATATCTTCAGCAAGCGTAAACAAAACAGCAGAAAGAAATAA